Proteins encoded within one genomic window of Nordella sp. HKS 07:
- a CDS encoding CBS domain-containing protein: protein MTVAQILNAKGRAVVTAAPGDTVLVVARVLSEKKIGAVVVVDAQGRIGGIVSERDIVRAVAAGGAEALNKSVKEFMTSTVKTCAPRDTEAELMSLMTEHRVRHLPVVEGGKLGGMISIGDVVKHRIEAIEREAEEMKSYIASSG, encoded by the coding sequence ATGACCGTTGCGCAAATTCTCAACGCCAAAGGCCGCGCTGTTGTGACTGCCGCGCCCGGTGACACGGTGCTTGTGGTAGCCCGGGTACTTTCCGAGAAGAAAATTGGCGCTGTCGTCGTCGTCGATGCGCAGGGACGCATCGGGGGTATCGTCTCCGAGCGCGATATCGTACGTGCCGTCGCAGCTGGCGGCGCCGAGGCCTTGAACAAGTCGGTCAAGGAATTCATGACCTCCACGGTGAAGACCTGCGCGCCGCGCGACACCGAAGCCGAGCTCATGTCGCTGATGACCGAGCACCGGGTGCGCCATTTGCCGGTGGTGGAAGGCGGCAAGCTCGGCGGCATGATCTCGATCGGCGATGTGGTGAAACATCGCATCGAGGCGATCGAGCGTGAAGCCGAGGAAATGAAGAGCTATATCGCTTCTTCGGGTTAG
- a CDS encoding rhomboid family intramembrane serine protease, with translation MPQLTNGAGGGGPRQAGIDRKLRSGSGPVVNAPPVVLVTIGILIAIHVAILLGGHDWQIWTLYAFALIPARFQGPGAIAMIEGSQYWSLVTYAFLHEGWLHVLFNSLWLLVFGTPVARQLGTLRFLLIALVSALGGAFAMLILFWGTPIIAVGASAAVSGLLAAAIPIMFGGAYGPLSFREFLRDRRAIIFLVVFLVMTLASSVQWLPGFADGARIAWEAHLGGFVAGLFTYFVISREGVRRA, from the coding sequence GTGCCACAATTGACGAATGGAGCCGGCGGCGGCGGTCCGCGCCAGGCCGGTATCGATAGGAAATTACGCAGCGGCAGTGGACCGGTCGTCAACGCCCCACCCGTGGTTCTCGTCACAATCGGCATTCTCATCGCCATCCATGTCGCCATCCTGCTGGGCGGCCACGATTGGCAAATCTGGACGCTTTATGCCTTCGCGCTCATCCCGGCGCGCTTCCAGGGACCTGGCGCCATCGCGATGATCGAGGGCTCGCAATATTGGAGCCTCGTCACTTACGCCTTCCTGCATGAGGGCTGGCTGCATGTCCTTTTCAACTCGCTCTGGCTCCTGGTTTTCGGCACACCGGTTGCCCGCCAGCTCGGCACGCTGCGCTTTCTGCTGATCGCGCTCGTCTCGGCATTGGGCGGTGCATTTGCCATGCTTATCCTCTTCTGGGGGACGCCGATCATCGCGGTCGGCGCCTCGGCCGCCGTCTCGGGGCTGCTCGCGGCGGCCATCCCGATCATGTTCGGCGGTGCCTACGGGCCGCTGAGCTTCCGCGAATTCCTGCGCGACCGACGCGCCATCATCTTCTTGGTGGTGTTCCTGGTGATGACGCTGGCCAGCAGCGTTCAATGGCTGCCGGGCTTCGCCGACGGCGCCCGCATTGCCTGGGAAGCGCATCTCGGCGGTTTCGTCGCCGGACTCTTCACTTACTTCGTCATCAGCCGGGAAGGGGTGCGCCGCGCCTGA